In the genome of Pseudomonas sp. P5_109, one region contains:
- a CDS encoding phage tail protein, producing the protein MGGSSSTISTSATRINALQVQSSASGKPIAWIAGRNRISPNLIYYTDFEAVAKTTKKKSGGKGGGGATQKDTTYTYYAALILAIGRGTLGAVHRIFRDKEVFTEKVINGVTQSALAQAGFSFARGDRDQPVWGFLQTKHPAEAIAYADTAYVYAGRYLLNDSAGVQNHTFEVDGPYQVPGLPDANPGEFLPGLLLDPLDGIGFNPWWVADLSNYRNYCLAENLLLSPVLDEQSPASEAIARWLQLTNSELVWSAGQLKVIPYGDQVVTGNGVTWYPDVTPVADLTDDDFLAEEGEPPVSLKIKSQADSYNEVSLEILDRAHEYNTDVVRGTDQAAIEQFGSRPMETIKAYEICDVAIGAHAAQLLVQRKLYVRNEYQFSLGWQHVLLEPMDLVTITEPGLNLQQRLVRLISVEEDEEGKLAVVAEDALLGVGSAPNYPVQSKSGFQSNQNAAPGPVLAPIMFNPPESLLLAGELQVWGAVAGASPNWGGCEIWISADGDSYRMVETIYGRARMGQLSAALADGNDPDTVNTLSVQLAAPDELAAATTAEADSGATLCWVDGELLSYRDATLTGVGAYQLGYLRRGRLSSAVANHPSGAPFVRLDDAVWKYSYARDQIGRTVWVKFRSFNVYGRALEDLADVTAYSVTLSPARVVPAPAQNLALVGPFEAPYFTVSWTAGARAEDRLVRIRNAGSNVLLRQVTTTSTAFTYQRDDALVDGALIRSYRVEIIERNAAGGAPSASLLVSNSAPAAVNGTAATVSGTSADVSCDASNAADAAGYLFVYSTAADFDPAIAGTVGYQGMSRTAQITGLTAGTTYYLCAAAYDTWSSTRSQLNFAPAITFNT; encoded by the coding sequence ATGGGGGGCAGCAGTAGCACCATTTCCACCAGCGCCACGCGCATCAATGCGCTGCAAGTGCAGAGCAGTGCCAGCGGCAAGCCGATCGCCTGGATTGCCGGCCGAAATCGCATCAGCCCCAACCTGATTTACTACACCGACTTCGAAGCCGTGGCGAAGACCACGAAGAAGAAATCGGGCGGCAAGGGCGGCGGCGGGGCGACCCAAAAAGACACCACCTACACCTACTACGCGGCGCTGATCCTCGCGATTGGTCGTGGGACGTTGGGTGCGGTTCACCGCATTTTTCGTGACAAGGAAGTGTTTACTGAAAAGGTCATCAACGGGGTAACTCAGTCGGCCTTGGCTCAGGCGGGTTTCAGCTTTGCCCGGGGTGATCGGGACCAACCGGTGTGGGGCTTTCTTCAAACCAAGCATCCCGCCGAGGCCATCGCCTACGCGGACACCGCCTATGTGTATGCCGGTCGGTACCTGCTCAACGATAGCGCCGGGGTGCAGAACCACACGTTCGAGGTGGACGGTCCCTATCAAGTGCCAGGGTTGCCGGACGCCAATCCCGGGGAGTTCTTGCCAGGGTTACTGCTCGATCCTTTGGACGGCATTGGATTCAACCCATGGTGGGTGGCCGACCTGAGCAATTATCGCAATTACTGTTTGGCTGAAAACCTGTTGTTGAGCCCGGTGCTCGATGAGCAGTCACCGGCCAGTGAAGCGATCGCTCGCTGGCTGCAACTGACCAACAGCGAGTTGGTCTGGTCGGCCGGTCAGCTCAAGGTCATTCCCTATGGCGATCAGGTCGTGACCGGCAACGGCGTGACCTGGTACCCGGATGTCACGCCAGTGGCAGATCTGACCGATGATGATTTTCTCGCCGAGGAGGGCGAGCCACCGGTCTCACTCAAGATCAAGAGCCAGGCGGACAGCTACAACGAAGTCTCGCTGGAGATCCTCGATCGCGCTCACGAGTACAACACCGATGTGGTGCGCGGCACCGATCAGGCGGCCATCGAGCAGTTCGGCTCGCGACCGATGGAGACGATCAAGGCCTATGAGATTTGCGATGTGGCGATCGGCGCGCATGCCGCGCAGTTGCTGGTGCAGCGCAAGCTGTACGTGCGCAATGAATACCAGTTTTCCCTGGGTTGGCAGCATGTGCTGCTGGAGCCGATGGATCTGGTCACCATCACCGAACCAGGCTTAAACCTGCAGCAGCGCTTGGTCCGTTTGATCTCGGTCGAGGAGGACGAAGAGGGTAAGTTGGCGGTGGTCGCCGAGGACGCGTTGTTGGGTGTCGGCAGCGCGCCCAATTACCCGGTGCAAAGCAAAAGTGGTTTTCAAAGCAATCAGAACGCCGCACCCGGTCCGGTACTGGCACCGATCATGTTCAACCCACCCGAAAGCCTGTTGCTCGCCGGTGAGTTGCAAGTGTGGGGCGCCGTGGCCGGTGCGAGCCCCAACTGGGGTGGCTGTGAGATCTGGATCAGTGCCGACGGTGACAGCTATCGGATGGTTGAAACCATCTATGGTCGGGCACGTATGGGGCAGCTTTCAGCCGCCCTGGCGGACGGCAACGATCCGGACACGGTCAATACCCTGTCCGTGCAACTGGCGGCACCGGACGAACTGGCGGCCGCGACTACCGCCGAGGCTGACAGCGGCGCCACCCTGTGCTGGGTGGACGGAGAACTGCTCAGTTATCGCGATGCCACGCTGACCGGCGTGGGGGCTTATCAGTTGGGCTACCTGCGACGCGGGCGGCTGAGCTCGGCGGTGGCCAATCATCCCAGCGGAGCACCGTTTGTACGCCTGGACGACGCGGTCTGGAAATACAGCTACGCCCGGGATCAGATCGGCAGAACGGTATGGGTCAAGTTTCGCTCGTTCAACGTGTACGGTCGGGCGTTGGAGGATCTGGCGGACGTCACGGCGTACAGCGTCACCTTGTCGCCCGCGCGGGTGGTCCCTGCGCCGGCGCAGAACCTGGCATTGGTCGGTCCATTCGAAGCGCCGTATTTCACCGTCAGCTGGACGGCGGGGGCTCGTGCGGAGGATCGGCTGGTGCGGATCCGCAACGCGGGCAGCAATGTGCTGCTGCGTCAGGTGACGACCACCAGCACGGCCTTCACCTACCAACGCGACGATGCGCTGGTCGATGGTGCGCTGATTCGCAGCTACCGCGTCGAGATCATCGAGCGCAACGCAGCTGGCGGTGCTCCATCGGCCTCGCTGCTGGTCTCCAACAGCGCACCGGCCGCCGTGAACGGGACCGCGGCCACCGTGAGCGGTACCTCGGCTGATGTGAGTTGCGATGCTAGCAACGCTGCAGACGCTGCCGGCTACCTGTTTGTGTACTCAACGGCCGCCGATTTTGATCCGGCCATCGCCGGGACCGTTGGCTACCAAGGCATGTCGCGAACGGCACAGATCACTGGCTTGACCGCCGGCACTACCTACTACCTTTGCGCCGCCGCTTACGACACCTGGAGCAGCACCCGCAGTCAGCTCAACTTTGCCCCGGCAATTACCTTCAACACCTGA
- a CDS encoding NlpC/P60 family protein gives MNALEAQQRAAVVAEAERWLRTPYQHRQHLLGVGVDCAWLLIEVYNAVGLMPMIDPGPYAQDWHLHRSEERYLDWLDRYGHPVETPQRGDMAVWRFGRTYSHGAVVIDEHRVIHAYRDIGVEYADMREERLASQLVRYYTLNLYGVSDGGQQ, from the coding sequence ATGAATGCGCTTGAAGCTCAACAGCGGGCGGCCGTTGTGGCCGAGGCCGAACGCTGGCTGCGTACACCGTACCAGCACCGTCAGCACTTGCTGGGTGTTGGTGTCGACTGTGCCTGGCTGCTGATCGAGGTCTACAACGCGGTCGGGCTGATGCCCATGATTGACCCCGGACCCTATGCCCAGGACTGGCACCTGCATCGCAGCGAGGAACGCTACCTGGACTGGCTCGACCGGTACGGCCACCCGGTGGAGACACCGCAGCGCGGCGACATGGCGGTGTGGCGTTTCGGTCGCACGTACAGCCACGGCGCGGTGGTGATCGATGAACACCGGGTCATCCATGCCTACCGCGATATCGGCGTGGAATACGCAGACATGCGCGAGGAACGGCTGGCTAGCCAGCTGGTGCGTTATTACACACTCAACCTATATGGAGTCAGCGATGGGGGGCAGCAGTAG
- a CDS encoding DUF2163 domain-containing protein gives MIDASPELKQFLATARSFVMADLYTIALASGQVLRYTDAGLQIYHAGQNYSASGPLIKRTGVRAVRGIEVDTLNVTFTAGLNDTVLGESVLPFIAGGGFDGATLNLARAFMADWGKPVIGTVTRFIGRVAEVDPVDREQATVTVKSPMELLDTKVPRGVYQPSCLRTVYSADCGVNRALFQTAGTVQAGSNTALRINSNVIAEQGWFDQGVIRFVNGANAGVARTVRRQTGDGAVTMILGVPAVPVPGDQFLIYPGCPRTLDACTNKFGNRVRYRGMPFIPVAETSI, from the coding sequence ATGATCGATGCCAGCCCAGAGTTGAAACAGTTCTTGGCCACGGCGCGCAGCTTCGTGATGGCCGACCTGTACACGATTGCCTTGGCCAGCGGCCAAGTGCTGCGCTACACCGATGCCGGCCTGCAGATTTACCACGCCGGGCAGAACTACTCGGCCAGCGGCCCGCTGATCAAGCGCACCGGGGTGCGGGCGGTGCGCGGCATTGAGGTCGATACCTTGAACGTCACCTTCACCGCCGGGCTGAACGACACGGTGCTGGGGGAGTCGGTGCTGCCGTTCATTGCCGGCGGCGGCTTCGATGGCGCGACGTTAAATCTGGCCCGAGCCTTCATGGCGGACTGGGGGAAGCCGGTGATTGGAACGGTGACGCGCTTCATCGGCCGGGTGGCGGAGGTCGATCCCGTCGATCGTGAGCAGGCAACCGTGACAGTCAAGTCGCCGATGGAGTTGCTGGATACCAAAGTCCCTCGGGGCGTGTATCAGCCGTCGTGTTTGCGCACGGTGTACAGCGCCGATTGCGGGGTGAATCGGGCGTTGTTCCAGACAGCCGGCACCGTCCAGGCCGGCAGCAATACCGCCCTGCGGATCAACTCCAACGTGATAGCGGAGCAGGGCTGGTTCGACCAGGGGGTGATTCGATTCGTCAACGGGGCGAACGCCGGTGTGGCCCGCACGGTGCGGCGGCAGACCGGTGACGGCGCGGTCACGATGATCCTCGGCGTGCCCGCGGTGCCCGTCCCGGGCGACCAGTTCCTGATTTATCCGGGCTGCCCGCGCACGCTGGATGCCTGCACCAACAAGTTCGGCAACCGCGTGCGTTATCGCGGCATGCCCTTCATCCCGGTCGCGGAGACGTCCATATGA
- a CDS encoding DUF2460 domain-containing protein: MPLGPFWPPRWIASYPDVGEVSDGVLPRMPGQTLLSKKAPEWSTGVQRAASGRRRTTAYYSAPLWSFQISYNAVRKRPGLDEWTRLMDFFNSRKGQFGEFLYFDRSDHLVKLQRFGTGDGTTVTFQLSRAIGSWVEPVYGVVNIDALTVGGAPVSSYNVDELGRITFAVPPPNGASLVWSGAFYFRCAFDADSLDGAQPFRTIWEMKNIAFTSIKP, translated from the coding sequence ATGCCATTAGGTCCGTTCTGGCCACCACGCTGGATCGCCAGTTATCCAGACGTGGGTGAGGTGAGCGACGGGGTGTTGCCGCGCATGCCGGGGCAAACACTGCTGTCGAAAAAGGCACCGGAGTGGAGTACAGGGGTGCAAAGGGCGGCCAGCGGCCGACGTCGCACCACCGCGTATTACTCGGCGCCCTTGTGGTCGTTCCAGATCAGCTACAACGCGGTGCGCAAACGGCCGGGTCTGGATGAGTGGACGCGGCTGATGGACTTCTTCAACAGCCGCAAAGGCCAGTTCGGCGAGTTCCTGTACTTCGATCGCTCCGATCACCTGGTGAAACTTCAGCGATTCGGTACCGGCGACGGAACCACCGTCACCTTTCAGCTTTCCCGTGCCATTGGCAGTTGGGTCGAGCCAGTGTATGGCGTCGTCAACATCGATGCGCTGACGGTCGGTGGAGCACCGGTTTCGAGCTACAACGTGGACGAGCTGGGGCGCATCACTTTTGCCGTGCCGCCGCCCAACGGGGCGTCACTGGTGTGGAGCGGCGCGTTCTATTTCCGCTGTGCCTTCGATGCCGACTCGCTGGATGGCGCCCAGCCGTTTCGGACGATTTGGGAAATGAAGAACATCGCCTTTACGAGTATCAAACCATGA
- a CDS encoding Mu-like prophage major head subunit gpT family protein yields the protein MGAEVLSSRAVIGTFYELLEQNAGATWIDLISNLFDSDQAKETYPWIGAVPTLREWIGGRHAKGFVSADLEIENLHYEATIEVLVKELRRDKTGQLRIRLGELADRTNSHWARLLSALVLNGESQICYDGQYFFDTDHEEGNSGPQSNKITTDISELAATLHGTPSRPSPEEFQQAVAKSVTQLTSLKDDQGEPINELAREFLVMVPFGLLSVAQSALTVPRGTNISEIVMPDNVNVRVIGNVRLNAWTDKFVTFRTDGRLKSFIRQQETDVVMKAKAEGSEYEFDNDAHQYGVDTWRNVGFGRWQYAVLNQLV from the coding sequence ATGGGTGCTGAAGTACTTTCCAGCCGTGCCGTCATTGGCACGTTTTACGAGCTGCTCGAACAAAACGCCGGGGCGACCTGGATCGATCTGATCTCCAACCTCTTTGACTCCGACCAGGCGAAGGAAACTTATCCGTGGATCGGCGCGGTACCGACGCTGCGTGAGTGGATCGGCGGTCGCCACGCCAAGGGCTTTGTTAGCGCTGACCTCGAAATTGAAAACCTGCACTACGAAGCGACGATCGAGGTCCTGGTCAAGGAGCTGCGCCGCGACAAAACCGGGCAGCTGCGCATTCGTCTCGGTGAGCTGGCCGATCGCACCAACTCGCACTGGGCCCGTCTGCTGTCGGCTCTGGTGCTGAACGGCGAAAGCCAGATCTGCTACGACGGCCAGTACTTCTTCGATACCGACCACGAAGAGGGCAACAGCGGCCCGCAGTCGAACAAGATCACCACGGACATCAGCGAGTTGGCGGCCACGCTGCACGGCACCCCCTCGCGCCCGAGCCCTGAAGAGTTTCAGCAGGCCGTGGCCAAGTCAGTTACCCAGCTGACCAGCCTCAAGGACGATCAGGGCGAGCCAATCAACGAACTGGCCCGCGAGTTCCTGGTGATGGTGCCTTTCGGTTTGCTGAGCGTGGCCCAGTCGGCGCTGACCGTACCGCGCGGTACCAACATCAGCGAGATCGTCATGCCGGACAACGTCAACGTGCGGGTGATTGGTAACGTCCGCCTGAATGCCTGGACCGACAAGTTCGTGACCTTCCGCACCGATGGGCGCCTGAAGTCGTTCATTCGTCAGCAGGAAACCGACGTGGTGATGAAGGCTAAGGCCGAAGGCTCGGAGTACGAGTTCGACAACGACGCGCACCAATACGGCGTCGACACCTGGCGCAACGTCGGTTTCGGGCGCTGGCAGTACGCCGTCCTGAACCAACTGGTGTAA
- a CDS encoding S49 family peptidase: MTDKPTDAPPAHRVTAFDLVSREPWAITPDMLHTIAAIARRENDGPEAVEARQGRPLQNTRNVTQRGSVALVPVTGPVFRYANLFTAMSGATSLDVLAKEFTAAVDDPRTDSIILVMDTPGGQASGIAEFAQMIRASPKRVVAYVSGNAASAGYWMAAAAHEIVMSRTGAVGSIGTVLSVRTNKDDGSVEIVSSQSPNKRPDFSTEQGRALAQNHVDRLTTIFVEDVANYRGVDVDTVLSDFGQGDMRIGSDAVALGMADRESTLESLIAELNGSNSGDRSMTTTTATQPSTTAADKPTIDRAYLAANHAELLATLEHSAHAAGAKAECERIQAVEAAGLPGHEELIASLKFDGKTSGAEAASQVITAEKSKRTAALADIRSTATKPVPAAAAPDTPAAAADQEDPEAPLEERAKATWDGNKELRAEFGDFGAYHAYRKAEDKGLIKVLKK; encoded by the coding sequence ATGACCGATAAACCAACCGACGCTCCACCGGCGCATCGGGTGACGGCGTTCGACCTGGTGTCGCGCGAGCCCTGGGCGATCACCCCGGACATGCTGCACACCATCGCGGCGATCGCCCGTCGTGAAAACGATGGCCCCGAGGCTGTAGAGGCCAGGCAGGGGCGGCCACTTCAGAACACCCGCAACGTGACCCAGCGCGGCAGTGTCGCGCTGGTTCCGGTCACCGGGCCGGTGTTTCGTTACGCGAACCTGTTCACCGCCATGTCCGGCGCGACTTCGCTTGACGTGTTGGCGAAGGAGTTCACCGCGGCGGTGGATGACCCGCGCACCGACAGCATCATCCTGGTGATGGACACGCCCGGCGGCCAAGCCAGCGGCATCGCCGAGTTCGCCCAGATGATCCGGGCATCTCCGAAACGGGTGGTCGCCTACGTGTCGGGCAATGCCGCCAGCGCGGGTTACTGGATGGCGGCGGCAGCCCACGAAATCGTCATGAGTCGCACCGGCGCGGTCGGCTCCATCGGCACGGTGCTCTCTGTGCGCACGAACAAGGATGACGGCAGCGTCGAGATCGTCAGCAGCCAGAGCCCAAACAAGCGTCCCGATTTTTCGACAGAGCAAGGCCGTGCGTTGGCCCAGAACCATGTCGATCGCTTGACCACCATTTTCGTCGAGGACGTCGCGAACTATCGCGGTGTTGACGTCGATACCGTCCTTTCCGACTTCGGTCAGGGCGACATGCGGATCGGCTCAGACGCTGTTGCCCTGGGCATGGCCGACCGTGAATCCACCCTTGAATCTTTGATTGCCGAACTCAACGGCAGCAACTCCGGAGATCGTTCTATGACTACAACCACCGCAACCCAGCCAAGTACGACCGCTGCCGATAAGCCAACCATCGATCGCGCTTACCTGGCGGCCAACCACGCCGAGTTGCTGGCGACGCTGGAGCATTCCGCTCACGCCGCCGGTGCGAAAGCTGAGTGTGAACGTATTCAGGCGGTCGAGGCTGCCGGCCTTCCCGGTCATGAAGAGTTGATCGCCTCCCTGAAGTTCGACGGCAAGACCTCTGGTGCTGAAGCAGCCAGCCAGGTGATCACCGCCGAAAAGTCCAAGCGCACTGCCGCGCTGGCGGATATCCGCAGCACGGCGACCAAGCCAGTCCCTGCCGCAGCCGCACCGGACACTCCGGCGGCCGCGGCTGATCAGGAAGATCCCGAGGCGCCGCTCGAGGAACGGGCCAAGGCGACCTGGGACGGCAACAAGGAGCTGCGGGCTGAGTTCGGCGATTTCGGTGCGTACCACGCGTACCGCAAGGCCGAAGACAAGGGCCTGATCAAAGTCCTGAAGAAGTAA
- a CDS encoding phage portal protein produces MSRSLKAPEPTLLDRAISWFSPESGAKRMQARMTMTAMGGYSGASKRKRSLSAWNPSAGSAAADLLPDLPTLRERCRDLERNNPIGGGAINTVVTKTVGTGLALKSVVNRQILGWDEDTARDWQRNTESLFKSWAETTACDITREQNFYGLQDLAWRSVLSSGDVFPLLTHKERPGQHYSACIQLIEGDRVCNPDNKADTETLTAGIERDADGEPIKAHILRSHPGALGVRERKWDERPFFNERGGRALLHLYRRKRVGQPRGVPYLAPVIEKLKQLDRYTDAELEAAVVSAFFAVFIKPGPGGDLSPLASAATGNTPVGGDRPADRADGGWDGTLSGGIVAELDQGASIDSAAPGRPNLAFDPFVLAMLRQIGMALELPYEVLIKHFTASYTAARAAVMEAWQFIRGCRDFLGNDFCQPVYEHWLEEAVAQGDVDAPGFFDHPLLRYAYCGSIWVGDGPGTVDPLKDINAAKARVDLGVSTLAKESMLYDGSDWEENHEQRALEVKRRMEDGLSATPASQPEDQLPQNPDLPERT; encoded by the coding sequence ATGAGTCGTTCGCTCAAGGCTCCCGAGCCCACGTTGCTGGATCGGGCAATCAGTTGGTTTAGCCCCGAGAGCGGCGCCAAGCGTATGCAGGCGCGTATGACGATGACGGCAATGGGGGGTTACAGCGGCGCCTCAAAACGCAAGCGCTCCCTTAGTGCCTGGAATCCATCGGCCGGAAGTGCAGCTGCAGATCTGCTGCCGGATCTGCCGACTCTTCGGGAACGATGCCGCGACCTGGAGCGCAATAACCCCATCGGTGGTGGCGCGATCAACACGGTGGTGACCAAAACGGTCGGTACCGGACTGGCGCTGAAGTCTGTGGTTAACCGTCAGATCCTCGGTTGGGATGAGGACACCGCGCGTGATTGGCAGCGCAACACCGAGTCGCTGTTCAAGTCATGGGCCGAAACCACGGCGTGCGACATCACCCGCGAACAGAACTTTTACGGCTTGCAGGATCTGGCGTGGCGTTCGGTGTTGAGCAGCGGTGATGTCTTTCCGTTGTTGACCCACAAAGAGCGCCCGGGTCAGCACTACTCGGCCTGCATCCAACTGATCGAAGGCGATCGGGTGTGTAACCCGGACAACAAGGCCGATACCGAAACTCTGACCGCCGGAATCGAGCGTGATGCCGATGGGGAGCCGATCAAGGCTCACATCCTACGCAGCCACCCGGGTGCACTGGGTGTGAGAGAGCGGAAGTGGGATGAGCGACCCTTCTTCAATGAACGGGGTGGTCGGGCGCTGCTGCATTTGTATCGGCGCAAACGTGTCGGTCAGCCTCGCGGAGTACCGTACCTGGCACCGGTGATCGAGAAGCTCAAGCAACTTGATCGCTACACCGATGCAGAGCTGGAAGCCGCCGTGGTGTCGGCGTTCTTCGCGGTGTTCATCAAGCCCGGGCCTGGCGGGGATCTCAGCCCGTTGGCCTCCGCTGCGACCGGCAACACGCCGGTTGGCGGTGATCGTCCTGCAGATCGTGCGGACGGTGGCTGGGATGGCACGCTTAGCGGCGGCATTGTCGCCGAGCTGGATCAAGGCGCATCGATAGATTCGGCCGCGCCCGGGCGTCCGAACCTGGCGTTCGATCCGTTTGTATTGGCGATGTTGCGCCAGATCGGCATGGCGTTGGAGTTGCCGTATGAAGTGCTGATCAAACACTTCACCGCCAGCTACACCGCCGCGCGTGCCGCCGTAATGGAAGCCTGGCAGTTCATCCGCGGCTGTCGTGATTTTCTGGGCAACGATTTCTGTCAGCCGGTGTACGAGCACTGGCTGGAGGAGGCCGTTGCCCAAGGTGACGTCGATGCCCCCGGTTTTTTCGACCATCCGTTGTTGCGGTATGCCTACTGCGGCTCGATTTGGGTCGGCGATGGTCCGGGTACGGTGGATCCGCTCAAGGACATCAACGCGGCCAAGGCGCGTGTCGATCTTGGCGTCAGCACGCTGGCCAAGGAATCAATGCTCTACGACGGCAGCGACTGGGAAGAAAACCACGAACAGCGCGCGCTGGAAGTAAAACGTCGAATGGAAGACGGCCTATCTGCCACGCCGGCCTCTCAACCTGAAGACCAGTTGCCGCAAAACCCCGATTTACCCGAACGGACCTGA
- a CDS encoding DUF6148 family protein, with the protein MAITLEQAQSQLQAWLDASMKVSQKQSYRIGTRQLNYADAAEITKMIDYWQLQVDRLASGRPRGIVLRGITPL; encoded by the coding sequence ATGGCCATCACCCTGGAACAGGCGCAAAGCCAGCTTCAAGCCTGGCTCGACGCAAGCATGAAGGTCAGCCAGAAGCAGAGCTACCGCATCGGCACCCGTCAGCTGAACTACGCCGACGCGGCAGAGATCACCAAGATGATCGATTACTGGCAGCTCCAGGTGGATCGACTGGCCAGCGGTCGCCCTCGCGGCATTGTCTTGCGCGGGATCACGCCGTTATGA